gtttttattgtgaTGACTGTCTTAACTATGtagtaaaaaatgttttatcagttcaattaaaaaatgataaattatacaaaaaaaaaaaaaaaaatatatatatatatatatatatatatagccagtTTTAAAACCTAGCCTCCCTTTTTTCTATATTTGTCATAAATGTCAAATATGTCaaatgtgttctgtgtttttttgttacttgtcatacgtgttgctctcaccaagacaaatttcttgtatgtgtaacatacttggtgaaataaagagattctgattctgattctaaatctggcaattgttctttatattgcatggcccaatagaaatgctctacaatttctttttttacttcctTTGAAATGTAAGTTTTTTTCCTCTGTAAAATTGTTATTTTGGCGACACACATTTTTctgtgtgacagcgacaatatgctaTGACTGTTTTACTGAACATATCTGACCATCTCATAATGTGAAAAGAAAATGCATACATTTAGGCAATATGTTTCATGCAGGAAAAtttctaaaattaaaaaaagacctCAAGCTCCTATCTATCCACCCTGGTCAGGTTCATTTGTAAGGTTTAGTAAATTCTCAGCTAAACACAATTAAACAACAATCAattaaatactaataaaacatatttttcttAGGAAAAAATCAGTTTAGATTTAACAGATTTTAAACAATTCCACTTTTACAGTAAGGTGAACTACAGTGGCGTATCTGCTAAAGGCCTTATAGCACCTTGAGGGAGTGTTGAAATCCTTGACTTAAAATAGTTTTATGTGATAAATCACTGACCAAAATGTTACACATATACAAAGGCCTCATATTACTGTTTTAAAACCACAGGTACGGAGCAGAAGCCCCACATTCAGTTCCCCAAAAACCTTTCGgtgcatggttctttaaataatcATTTTGGTAAAAGAAATGTGTGAAGAAGCTCCTTAAACACTAATAAAGTGTTTCCAGAGTCTTGGTTTGCCACCAAGCCAAAGACTTTTAAAAAGACTTTAACTATTAGACAGTACTATACGGACTGGATACAGGACATTAAAAAGGGAAACCAAGTAATCTGAAGGGAACATCAGAGTTCTCCTTTTCATATAACTGTAACAGTTGCTTGAAATGAGTGTTTTGCAACCATAtcttttttaaattttactGCACACATAAGCtaatattttacttattttatttataatttaagtAGCCATTAAAAAGATCAAAAAGATACAAATCACTCATCTGctcttttaaattaaataaaaattaattaaaaataaaatacaatagaaTAAAATAAGTCATTCATGAAATTTGAAGATGGTCATCCCAGCTAGAGAAAGACCATCTCTAACCTGGTAAGCATCAGTGATCATAACAACCAACAAAGCAGCTACACAAAACTGAAAAATGCTACAAACGTTTAAAATATGACCATAAAGCACACAGATAGATGATTAGTTACTAAATAAACTCTCGAATAAAAGTGCATTGatcaaataatacaaaaacaaaattagCAAATGAAGAACAGTGGATTTCCATTCAGGTAGATATTGTATAAACAGCACTTCTTTTAGCAGAGTAGCTTACTGTTTCAGACTCACTTCTGGTGTTTCTTTCCTGTTCATGAATCTTTTTTCTTGATAGGGATTTTCTCAACGCTCTACTGAAATGATGCGACCCAAAGAAGTAGATAAGGGGGTCCAAGCAACAGTTGATTCCTCCCAGGATATAGGATGCATAGTATGCTGTTTCCAGTCCTAGAAGAAGCTGACATTGGGTGGGATAGTACTTCTTAACCACAACTCCAACAGTCCGCACAACGTTGAGAGGAAGAAAGCACAGGCCAAAGATGATCAGACATACTCCTATCATCCTCATGGACTTCACCTTGATTGCCTGGCTTTGAGCAGAGTCCACCTTGAGGCGGGAAAGTGATCTGGCCAGGCGGCTATAGCAAGCCACAGATATGGCGAAAGGTATGATGAAGCCAAAAATGAAGAGTAAGAAGTTGATGACAAAGTACGCGTCTGTAAGATTCTTCTGGTGTATGGAAAGGCACTGCTTGTGGCCTTCTTCATTCGTAACAGGTAGGAGGATGCCGTAGATGATGGCCTTTACCaacaaaaaacaccacactccaacacacagcTTCTTCACAAAGCTTTTCCTTTTCATGGGAGAAGCTTGTTTGATTTGGACCACCATCACGTAGCGATGAATGCTGATGAGGGTGAGGAACATGATGCTACCGTAGAAGTGAGCACTAAGCAAGGCTATCTTCAGCTGGCATGCAAAACGTCCAAACTCCCAGTTGCTCCCATTGGCAAAGTAGGCAGCCATCAGCGGTGTGGCAGGACAAGCAATGGCATCGCTGATGGCCAGATTGAACTGCAGAACCGTGCCGGTCCTCCATTTGGCCATCTTGCAGGTGAAGACCCAGAGGCTGTAGCCATTGAGGAGGAGGCCCAGCAGGTAGACCAGGCAGAGGAGCACGGTGAGGAACACATGCTGAGCTTCTGGTGGACAGTGTGGTTCAAAGCCTTTACTGCTGTTCTCCAGGGCGGTGGCTGTGGTAGGAACTGAGATGTTCATTTTGAGAGGAGTTTGAGAATGTGGATGTATTCTAACACCAATACCAGATGGAGATCAGGgggggaagaggaagaagaagttGCAGGGcagttctttctctttctctttttttttttttttttttttttttgcaagtcAAAAgctgaaaacaaaaacagcaaaactcTTTAGCCTTTCTAATGTCATAACACATATTCATGTATATGAGATACTGTCCTCTGAAACAGCTAAACCAAGAGAAACGCCAACGTATTCGTCCACATGACATGTCATTTTCAAGCTACGTTGCACAATAAGGACAAAAAAGTGCACTTACAGCAACATGTGTAATGAACCATCTCCAGATGTGCACATCTGCGCAAGTTAAGCACTGTGCAGAAACACAGCGCTAGTGTCACTTTAGCAGACTGCACTGGCGGCATAAATAGGATTTCCTTTTTAGCCTTTGCACCCTTTTTCTCAAGAGCACTGCGATAACCAAGTGAGAAAGACATCATCACCATTTGAACAGGATGATGACAGTTGAGACTTTTTTGGTCTATTATATTTTCATGTTCActaaatgttcaaatgtttgtggacaccccttctaataagcTGCacccaatgcacacacacacacacagacagcttgtctagtacctttAGAGACATTCTGCCAGTAGAAGCagaactctggagcagataaacatgaacctattggcccagGCCTaatgctagaggggtataaagcctcccagcattgagctgtggggcagtgagACTGTGTTTTATGGgttgatgatggtgctccagccaatatgTTTGGAATGAGTTGGTGAGTTGGGAAttaggtgaggtggtgatcatccaacatcctgatctcactaacactcttgtcactgaatgcaatcaaatcctcacatcaatgctcctcAAACATCTAGCaaaaaaccttccctggacagtagagatagttactccaacaaaagcagggtaaactgtttttaataccattacatgtgtcccaatacttttgtccagcttAGCTATTACAGTGACActgaaaaattaaataaatgtagataTAGCAGGTATGACAGCACGATCATATTTTTATAGGTTTAGCATCTAGCATGTGCTCCTCTACACAAgtgtctaaagatctgaaaattAAAGTAAACCATGGCCATGTGGTAGGGGAAAGCTATTAGAAGATCATTTGTACCCAAGCTCTTACAGCCTGTGGTTTTTACAGTGAAGACTGCCATTAAGAAATAGTAGTTCAGGGAACCGCGGAGGTCAGGAAATGCTTGTATAGCGGTAAGACAGGCATATCAAAACCCCCTTTGCCTGTGTGAAAGCTGCATGATCAGGAGTCAGAAGTGGTGGTCCaccgttccactgtgcagcattgcttgcacaaatATAATTTCACAGAAGAGTCATAAGACCTTGGAAACAAAAGCTGTGGACTGATGTCTCACTGAAGCCAAGCAGAACTCAATGGTCACGAACAGCAAAGTTACATTTGGAGGAACAAAGGAAACACATTTTATGATTTTACTGATTACACAAAATAcctgcaaatgtcaaaccatctgtgTAAAGGCCAATGCCAGGATGTCTTTTACAACATACCTCAAAACCACCATAGACCTGAAGTGACACAAACTGAAACTTTCGCAATGGAGCTCACACTAAACATCATAGAACATATGAAGCTGTGCAACAAAATGACCCATTTTAGGAATAGAGCTCAAAAAACAATCGGACTGCTATTAAGTTCTACTAAGTAACTCTGTAAAGTGCCCAAACTTTTCCACAGGCCACAAAGAccatttacatttcttttatttttgtagATTATGAAAGACAGAATTACTGTGCATTGGAAGTCGCTATAAATACTTTACATGCAGAAGTGTGGActacttaaaaaataaataaaaaaaaaacaaaacacaaaatgtgTAATATGAACAAGCTATCAAATGTTACAATACCTTCCATCAAAGCATCTGATTTCAGTATAAAacaaagtgaaagtaaaagcaGCAAGATATTACAGGCAATTTCAGAACTTTTTACATTGAGGTGATGACTGATACTTTTCTTATCAGCCACAGCAGAGCAGCAAAATGAATGATATGTGCTGGTATGCTGTTGTAAAAAGCTCAATATTGATTTGTGTGTTCATTTGAATTGTTCCCAAGTAAGTAAAAATTGCCCTAACTGCAATTAAATTaagcatataaatataaataaatatatatatatatatatatatatatatatatatataggtgtgtgtgtgtgtgtgtgtgtgtgtgtgtgtgtgtgtgtttaaacacaCTATGGCAAAGATAATGAGGATAATTTCATTGTGTAAAGGAGCACCAGTGAAATCCTTACAACAATGTTCCAAACGCTGTCACAGAAGAGTAGAAGGAGAAGTTTAATATAGCAAAGAAAAGGACAAGTTCTTTTTAGATACCACTGAAGAAACATTGAATTAGAGggtgtcaacaaacatttggactaaGTAATTGAGTGACTAAGTTGGTTTCCAAACTGGAAACCTAATTAGTCAGTTCTAATGTCCCTCCAGCTGTTAATGCCCCATGTGCACGTATGTAATCAAATGTAGGACCTAGTGAGCGACTGTGTTATTTTCCCTACTAACTGTCTCGGCACAGTCCTCTTGAGGTGTTTGGATCCTGGCCCCAATTTTCCTAAGCGAACTGCGGACAGCTTTTGTGAAGTTCTCAGAGGAAAAACAGTAGATGAGTGGATCGAGACAGCAGTTGGCTGAAGACAGGACCCACGACGCGTAGTAAGCAGTCTCCACCTGCAGGAGAAGGTCACAGTTGCTGGAAAAGTACTTCTTGACCACTACGATCATGGTGCGGACCACATTCATGGGCAGGAAACACAGACCGAATATGACCAGACAAATGGCCACCATTTTCTGTGATTTACTCTTTATCTGCTTGCCCTTTTGGTGGCAGATGTTGATGCTAGACAAAGACCTTGCCAGACGGATGTAGCAGAACAGTGAAATGGTGAATGGGACCAGGAAGCCGGGAATGAGCAGAACGAAGTTCATGGCAAAATACACCTCAATGTTCTCTCCCTGGTGGATGCTAAGGCATACTGTGTGGTTCCCCACAGTGCTTATATCCAGGAGACTGAAACACACTACTCCCTTTATTAGCACAAAAAGCCAAACTCCTGCACAAAGCCTCTTGACAAAGTCCTTTTGTTTCAAGCAGGAGTCCTGACTGTGGTAGACCACAGATACGTAACGGTGGACGCTTATGAGAGTAAGAAAGAGGATACTCCCATAGAAGTGAGTGGTCAACAGGGCGATTTTGACCCGGCACATGAGGCTCCCGAAAGCCCAGTTTCCTCCCAGAGCAAAGTAAACCATAATAAATGGAGCCAGTGGGCATATGATGGCGTCACTGATGGCCAGGTGGAATTGAAGAATGGTTCCAGCCTTCCATTTAGGCATGCGCCGCAGGAAGACCCACACGCTGAAGATGTTGAGGAGGAGGCCAAGCAGGAGAACCAGGCAGAGGAGCACAGCAATGGAGATATGCTGGGATACTACTGGACAGGAGACACTGCTATTCTCTTTCATTGAGTTCAGCAAAATGGAGTTGTTAGAGCTATCTCCAGTCATGTTTCACAAAGAAGTGGAGGAAAGATCTGTGCTGTTCATCTACAGGAGGCAAATTTCAGCAAAAAGAAAGTGTTAACAGAGCACAGAACAATGCTGAACGGTACTGTTTACAACACTGTCATCTCACACACATCCAGGATACATTTATTACTGGATGAGGCTAATGACAATTCATGTTTTTGATCACAAATAGGAGCAACCGTGGACTATTCTGAGCCTATCTTAACATTGACATACATTTAGACCTGTATTACAggaatgatcttaaggcaactCAAGTTATCAATCCCAAATAGACACTGCTGTGCATTCAACCTTAGCATACTATGCTACATAGAGTCATATTATTTTGAACAAGGTATCATAACAAGCTAAAGTCTGTAAATAGATCCATTTCCCCTTTGAAAAATGTATCTGCAGCCATTGTAGGCTTAATTACATCTGGCCACACACAATGCAGTCTGCATTTGCCTACAGAAGATAATCATTTCATATTAGAAGATAATAGACAATATATCATATGTAAATCTGAACTTACAGTCTGTGTGGCCTCTGAAGAGAAGTGGAGTTGCTGTAGGTTAAGCCTCACCAAACCCTAACCATCCTCTACTTGCAAGTAAAACCTCTAAACAACTTCCTGAGTGGTAAGGTTCCTCTAATGTTCATAAATAGTCTTGAAAACGCCTCCAAGCACAAGACCAAGAATTGACATCTTTCAAAGAAAGGTCTAGAGATTAAGCTGATAATGTCTGCACTAATTATACAGGGCCTATGTGGGCTCACACATCGGTTTTGTTACAGATTTAGTTTAAAtggcaaaattattattataagtgtcGTTGCACAATTATTCAAATTATGTAACTAGAAAATTGCATTTCCTGGAGAAAACGCAGGTTGTGCAGCTTGAGGGGATCTCACTTCCAGGCATTTCTTAGGCTCatacagttgctatggtgtttcaggtggttgcctAGGTGTTACTACACTATATGCACAAAAGTATGTGGATGCCTGCGTTTGTTGGAAAAACTGCCTCCTATTGGCAgtgagagtaatgagagtacTGATGATGAATGggggtaataataatagtggcagagtccatgtcatttttaacattagtcaggtagcagtggcaggagggtgggcagctagtCTGACACAGGTGGaaggggagcctggtggtcagtatggtgggtggcagctggtctgacgcaggtaaaAGGGACCCCAGCGATCAGTCTTCTAACAGGTCAGGCCGGATAAGTGGGCAGCCACTTATCGTGATGTGATGAGTGCTGTAATAATGATGAACACCCCGTTGCCATGGTTACAGCTCACTTACCTTCTTTCTTTACATTTTAGCCCTCAAAAATTAACCAAAAGGGTTGTCCGTCGACAAGCTGAAAATACgtcaaaatgaatgaatttcttTATGTGATATGGACAAGAATTCATTAAACTACATCTTAATGAATTGCATCTGTTTATTTAGAGTTATAAAAAGTAAGatgtttaattttaatattcattcattacattaattgcatttaaatattcttttaatgGGTGCATTTTTCACAGTGCTGTATAATTTCGTAATTGGCCTCCAGATGTACagtaaagttgttgttttttttggttttcctAGAAACTTTCAACAAAGAATTCAGATCAACCAatcaatgttgatgtttgaGGTTTCTTTACTGATTATGCCTCTGAATAGATCCTTTTCACATTCAATCCAGGTTAAACACCCCTCTGAGCCTCTTCCTTTGCTGTGGTCCAGGCCTAGAAACAAGAACGCTAGCTAAGGTAGCTCAGCTCTCTGTTGGTCTAAGGTATCAAACTGTTGGCCAAAATGTATCTGATGACAGAACCAGTCCAGCTTGGTCATCAGTCATATCTAAACCAACATTTTTACTTCTGTGAATTTTCCTTACTTCTGTAAAACTTCCAGGACAGGCAGTGGATGCATAGAGCAAGGACGTGGATGTAGGATGTAGTGGCTCTGCTCTGTTGCTGGACTTTCAAAATTGTACTGCTTCATCCAGAGAGAGGGAACTTTGACTTGTAAAACTGACCTACTATATTTgcttatttaataaatacataatgattcagtcatttatttattaattaataaagaacacattacatttcatttacattaattGGACATAAACTGGAAACAGACAACAGAGGTTCATCCAAATGACTGTAAAGGAACTAAAAAATGAATGGCGTGGTTTTCAGGGTAATGGTGCATCACAGACCAGCAGGAAGACTGAATGTCTCAGACTACGGGGAGGCAAATACACCACGCACATCCTTCTCAGGAACAGTACCAGAGGGTACGCCGTGTTGTgcgtgtttgtttattttggtttggCCTGACAGAGAGAAATAGGAAGATAGGAAAACCATGTCATGGTACAATCTCAACATCACTTCCATTTTCCGGCTCTGAGTGATGACCACCTGTGACCACAGTGAAGCACACAACCCATGTGCAGTGGGATTAGTGCAAAATTCTCAGTGGTGCAATATTGCAGAAGTAAACCTATGGAAAGACAAAACCTCTAGTAGCAATGATGTCATATGAGTTTAGAAGAACGCTAGAAAGTAGGTCAGTGTGAGCGTTTCATGAAATAATGCCCTGATGAACATTCTCTCAATAACGTCTTTATCAGTAACCCGAAACCTCTGAAGCCAGTTTTCCAGCAAGGGCCAAGCATTTTGCAGAGTGTCAGCATTATCTCAGGTAAGCCTGGCAAACCGTGGACTTTCCTACACTGCCTGAAACAAAAGGGTGCTGTACAGGTATAGTACACACCCCTCAAGGTACAAGCAATGTAATGAAGAACAAACAAAAAGCTTAGAGTTTAGAGTTCCATAAGTGTATGAAACCAAGCActtaggcatgcagactgcttttacaaacatttgtgaaaggatgggtcgctctcaggagctcgtgataggatgccacctggGCAACAAGTCCAGTCATAAAATTTTctcactactaaatattccacagtcaactgtcagtggtattataacaaagtggaagtgaTTCGGAACGACAacaactcagccacaaagtggtTGGTcacgtaaaatgacagagcAGAATCAGCCGAGGTATGTATGCAGAGGTCGCCAGACAGACCtgcaaacttcatgtggccttcaggttagctcaagaacagtgcaTAGAAAGTACCAGATGCAGTAATGTAAAGCACGCTGCCACTGAAATCTAGAGCCGTGGAGACGTGTGCTCTGGAGTGGCAAATCACGCTTTTCCGTCTGGCAATCCGATGGGCTAGTCTGATTTTGGCGGTTGCCAGGTGaacagtacttgtctgactgcattgtgccaggtgtaaagtttggtggaggggggattatggtgtggagttgtttttcaggagttgggttcgaccccttcctgttccaacatcaCTGCGCaacagtgcacaaagcaaggtccataaagacatggatgagtgagtttggtgtagaaggaCTTGACTGGTCTGcacaaagtcctgacctcaacccgatagaacacctttgggatgaattagagtggAGACTGCGAACCAGACCTTCTCGCCCAACATCAGTGTCGacctcacaaatgtgcttctggaAAAACGTTAAAAAATTCCCATAAAcccactcctaaaccttgtggaaagccttcccagaagagttgaagctgttatagctgcaaatgGGTGGcctgacatcatattaaaccctatggattaggaatgggatgtcactcaagttcatatgtgTGCGAAGGCAGGCgagcgaatacttttggcaatatagtgtgtGTTGCCTAAATTAAAGTACTGAACACATATACTGAAGATGTGCCCCTAGTGACTATACTGTGTTCTTAATTATTTCTGCATCCAACCTATATCTAAACACTAAATACATTGAGGGTGGCTTATGTTTACAATGTGGCCAAGGATTACTGAACAGAAGAAATACAAATCTGTGAAATCAGATGAAGATGAAAATCAGAGGTCAGCAGGACAAATGCAGATCTTCTGTGTTCAGACGTGTCAATCCGGTGCTCCTTCAGGAGTCACATCGGAGGTCTTTCAAGGATCAGCACAGGTGAGAGCTCAGAGATCTGCTAAACATTAATGGGTACTTTTTTGTAACGTGTGTTCATGATAAGATGTTAATGAAGTTAATTAACAGTGGTTTGAGTCAAATGCACTAAACCTTTAGAGTCAGAATTACAGGAACAGAATCCAGAGTACTTCACATTCGTGGCCGTTCACACGCCTTCCAGTTTCTAATGCTACTTCTTCCATTACCATGTGTATGTTTCAGTTCCTGCTTATGTTGCCAGGGACCGTTTTTATGTAAAGTACCTACCTCACACCTAGAAAACCGTCCGTTTGTTATACATTAAACCAGTGCTGTTACTACGTTAGAGTGAGGCCTTCATGTTCGCTAGAAAATACAGCTGAAATGGCGATTAGCAAAAGTGATTCCAGAGCCTAAATCATAgaatactgcagtgttttacctgctccaacacaccacaCCAACCTTTAAAAGGAACTAGTGCTTTCAGGACACCCATTAGTCCAATTTTATCCATATCAAGAATAAGAAAGCCTGCATTACCACACACATTTCATTCTAACCTTGATTAGATTATACACTCGTTTCAAAAACCTCAAACTAACCCCACTGTGTGGACAAATGAATGCCCATAGGGTGAAAGTGACACTGGAGTAGCCCGAGCGTCTCACTCAGGTTTCTACCTCTACCTGATAGCCACAGTCTAGAGAAAAACACCGGTTCTGAGCCTAGCAGAGAAGAAGAGGGGTCTCTAGATACACAACCTGTGTATAATGCCTCTAAATGGGTCAGTCCACATGCCTTCAGCACTACGGGGAACCCTTTCCACCACAAGAAATGTCAGGAGACAGACTTGAATACAGGTTGCTCTTTATcagcaaaaaaacattttttattcattttctaaataaatgtatttacaaCAGGGTGGCTACAAAAACAGGGTTTGAATCTACATTAATCCTCAGCCAGTCACAATAACAGGGCTGTACATAAGAAAGTACAGCACTTTCCGAAAAGATACAACAGTTTAACAAGaccacattttaataaaacagtcaatcatacaaaagaaaaaaggccaCTGGCCctgaaagctgctgttttaaagcaGGAAAGGCTACTGAAATAACCTTTGGAGAGAATACAGACTAAAAGAAACTCCAACAAACTAAGCATCCACCAGAGTGCACCAGTGTGGCTTAAACAGATGCCACGTAGTGCTGCTTCTCGATCAGTCTCTACGTGACTGTAGTCCATATGAAAAGCAGGAATTGCTATTCCTCCTTGGATGCATCCTCAAAGAGGAGTGGTAGGTGTGGAGGCCGTGGTGGGGACTGTAACGGGGTGGAGGCCTAGGTCCAGGCCCGGAGCTTCCTCAGGCTCAGGTGGACTCCGCTTAGAGGCCTCTAGCTTTTCTGTCAGCTGTGTGTAAAGCTCCTTCACCTGCTCACTGCTCTGTGGACACAAATAGAGCAgaattaatatgtaatgtgtaGAATATACCATATAGAGCCACTGCAGCCTTAAGCTTGCTCTTTAGGGAGGTGGATACTGTAGTTCTGTGGAGCTGCTATGTGACAAAGTCAGATAAATGAAGAACAGCACTACCCAAATAAATTAGAATTCATGATAATGCAAAAAATAAACTCTCTAGGACAAGGGGGACCCCTAGTGGCTTTACATGTTATGACATACATAAGGTGACAACTTGACTTTTGGTTAGCGGCTGAGTGAGCTAAAAAGGGAAAGAGACATGACTAAGCTTtagaaatatattatttttttctatatattatacaatatattaaatgtatgttTTGCTCACCACagagtataaataataattatgcttATTTATTGCATTGTACTTACTTGTTTGGGTGGTTCAAGGGTCTTCATCAGGGTTTCCATAGCGGACTGGTGCACCTTCTGATGGAGATGGTTTAGCAAGcgcagtgtgtgtctgtgcacatTCTCCTTGCTAGGAATTATTAtaggcaaaacaaaaaaacaccaccacatGATGTAGGCATTAACTAAGTTGGCTCCAACATCGGTTTTTACATTCAGAGAAAGGGGAATAGGGGATATTATGGTTCAGCGGTTTAATAAAATCAAGCTTAAATTGCAAGTTTATCTCCCGAAGGGTATGTAAACTAATTTCAGAGATGCAGTGTCCTTAAAAATGCACAGAATATTGGAGTGCAAATTATTCAGCTATTCTGCAATTCATCTCATTCTTATTCTGGTTCTGTCCTCAAAACAGCTGAAGCGTTGATTGTACTGCCATATAGTGTCTGCAGACACATTTTATAGCTGGAGGTGTTTATAGTGACAGAGCTGAGTCACCCATACATATCCAGAGAAGT
This Salminus brasiliensis chromosome 20, fSalBra1.hap2, whole genome shotgun sequence DNA region includes the following protein-coding sequences:
- the LOC140542069 gene encoding P2Y purinoceptor 4-like, with amino-acid sequence MNISVPTTATALENSSKGFEPHCPPEAQHVFLTVLLCLVYLLGLLLNGYSLWVFTCKMAKWRTGTVLQFNLAISDAIACPATPLMAAYFANGSNWEFGRFACQLKIALLSAHFYGSIMFLTLISIHRYVMVVQIKQASPMKRKSFVKKLCVGVWCFLLVKAIIYGILLPVTNEEGHKQCLSIHQKNLTDAYFVINFLLFIFGFIIPFAISVACYSRLARSLSRLKVDSAQSQAIKVKSMRMIGVCLIIFGLCFLPLNVVRTVGVVVKKYYPTQCQLLLGLETAYYASYILGGINCCLDPLIYFFGSHHFSRALRKSLSRKKIHEQERNTRSESETVSYSAKRSAVYTIST
- the LOC140542123 gene encoding P2Y purinoceptor 2-like, encoding MTGDSSNNSILLNSMKENSSVSCPVVSQHISIAVLLCLVLLLGLLLNIFSVWVFLRRMPKWKAGTILQFHLAISDAIICPLAPFIMVYFALGGNWAFGSLMCRVKIALLTTHFYGSILFLTLISVHRYVSVVYHSQDSCLKQKDFVKRLCAGVWLFVLIKGVVCFSLLDISTVGNHTVCLSIHQGENIEVYFAMNFVLLIPGFLVPFTISLFCYIRLARSLSSINICHQKGKQIKSKSQKMVAICLVIFGLCFLPMNVVRTMIVVVKKYFSSNCDLLLQVETAYYASWVLSSANCCLDPLIYCFSSENFTKAVRSSLRKIGARIQTPQEDCAETVSRENNTVAH